In a single window of the Gossypium hirsutum isolate 1008001.06 chromosome A13, Gossypium_hirsutum_v2.1, whole genome shotgun sequence genome:
- the LOC107957660 gene encoding probable phytol kinase 3, chloroplastic isoform X1: MAAAAVSLFSAKSITAIPKLKPFLFDFHVSPPFSLSFAVAANTTTNFTLWSRKPRRNPTAPAAAMLFPQNPVFSDTCAAIISGSIALSVLRLWQETAKRGLFDQKLNRKLVHISIGLVFMLCWPLYSSGYRGAILAAITPGVNIMRMILIGSGLWKDEATVKSMSRCGDYRELLKGPLYYATTITLACAFYWRTSPIAIAAICNLCAGDGFADIVGRQFGGQKLPYNKNKSIAGSVAMAIAGFFTSVGYMYYFSYFGYIKESTEIVFGFLIVSLASALVESLPVSTELDDNLTVTLTSILVGSLVF; the protein is encoded by the exons ATGGCTGCAGCAGCTGTCTCTCTCTTCTCTGCCAAATCAATTACAGCCATTCCAAAGCTTAAGCCTTTCCTCTTCGATTTTCACGTTTCGCCCCCTTTCTCTCTCTCCTTTGCCGTTGCCGCCAACACCACCACCAATTTCACTCTTTGGTCCCGAAAACCCCGCCGAAATCCAACCGCTCCCGCTGCTGCCATGTTATTCCCTCAAAATCCTGTCTTTTCCGACACTTGCGCCGCCATCATTAGCGGTTCCATCGCCCTCTCTGTCCTCCGTTTATGGCAGGAGACCGCCAAACGCGGCCTGTTTGACCAG AAACTGAATAGGAAACTCGTGCACATAAGCATTGGGCTAGTTTTCATGCTTTGTTGGCCATTATACAG TTCTGGGTATCGGGGAGCAATTTTAGCAGCTATTACACCCGGTGTCAACATAATGCGTATGATTCTTATAGGTTCTGGACTATGGAAAGATGAAGCCACTGTGAAATCAATGAGCAGATGTGGTGACTACAG GGAACTTCTTAAAGGACCACTCTATTATGCTACGACGATTACTTTGGCTTGTGCATTCTATTGGAGGACTTCACCTATAGCAATTGCTGCAATATGTAACCTTTGTGCTGGAGATG GTTTTGCCGATATCGTGGGAAGACAATTTGGTGGACAGAAACTTCCTTACAATAAGAACAAGTCCATAGCTGGTAGTGTTGCAATGGCAATAGCTGGTTTTTTTACCTCTGTTGG GTATATGTATTATTTTTCCTACTTTGGATATATCAAAGAGAGTACGGAGATTGTTTTCGGTTTCTTGATTGTGTCTCTCGCATCAGCACTTGTGGAGTCACTTCCAGTTAGTACCGAGCTCGATGACAACCTCACGGTTACATTAACCTCAATATTGGTCGGCAGCCTTGTCTTCTGA
- the LOC107957660 gene encoding probable phytol kinase 3, chloroplastic isoform X2: MAAAAVSLFSAKSITAIPKLKPFLFDFHVSPPFSLSFAVAANTTTNFTLWSRKPRRNPTAPAAAMLFPQNPVFSDTCAAIISGSIALSVLRLWQETAKRGLFDQKLNRKLVHISIGLVFMLCWPLYSSGYRGAILAAITPGVNIMRMILIGSGLWKDEATVKSMSRCGDYRELLKGPLYYATTITLACAFYWRTSPIAIAAICNLCAGDGFADIVGRQFGGQKLPYNKNKSIAGICIIFPTLDISKRVRRLFSVS; the protein is encoded by the exons ATGGCTGCAGCAGCTGTCTCTCTCTTCTCTGCCAAATCAATTACAGCCATTCCAAAGCTTAAGCCTTTCCTCTTCGATTTTCACGTTTCGCCCCCTTTCTCTCTCTCCTTTGCCGTTGCCGCCAACACCACCACCAATTTCACTCTTTGGTCCCGAAAACCCCGCCGAAATCCAACCGCTCCCGCTGCTGCCATGTTATTCCCTCAAAATCCTGTCTTTTCCGACACTTGCGCCGCCATCATTAGCGGTTCCATCGCCCTCTCTGTCCTCCGTTTATGGCAGGAGACCGCCAAACGCGGCCTGTTTGACCAG AAACTGAATAGGAAACTCGTGCACATAAGCATTGGGCTAGTTTTCATGCTTTGTTGGCCATTATACAG TTCTGGGTATCGGGGAGCAATTTTAGCAGCTATTACACCCGGTGTCAACATAATGCGTATGATTCTTATAGGTTCTGGACTATGGAAAGATGAAGCCACTGTGAAATCAATGAGCAGATGTGGTGACTACAG GGAACTTCTTAAAGGACCACTCTATTATGCTACGACGATTACTTTGGCTTGTGCATTCTATTGGAGGACTTCACCTATAGCAATTGCTGCAATATGTAACCTTTGTGCTGGAGATG GTTTTGCCGATATCGTGGGAAGACAATTTGGTGGACAGAAACTTCCTTACAATAAGAACAAGTCCATAGCTG GTATATGTATTATTTTTCCTACTTTGGATATATCAAAGAGAGTACGGAGATTGTTTTCGGTTTCTTGA